Genomic segment of Panicum virgatum strain AP13 chromosome 2K, P.virgatum_v5, whole genome shotgun sequence:
ATGGGGACGACACGCTACACAGCAAATTAAACTAGTTCTTGAATGCTAGATGAGAGTAGAAAAGGACTGCCGAACAAACAACCCCAATAATGGGGACGACACGGCAAAACTAGTACGGATACTTGAATGCTAGATGAGAGTAGAAAAGGACTGCCCAACAAACAACACCGACAGACAAGCCGCAAGTGTGTGATTGGCAGCAAGGACTCAACCACTACGGGAGCCAGTGACTTTGCccaatgcacacggcaaaggctgaAGCCCACACGGCAAACGTGTGCCTGATTTATGGCTCACGGCAAAGATCTGGACACACGGAAAACGTGCCGTTTCCATAGTGAACGAACATATAAACTCACATCACCCACGAGACTAGCTAAGAGCACACTATAGTAGCACAGCCCAGTAGCCCCTAATCCCATTCCTATAGTTAGAAAAAAATGGAAGTGGAGGTACTCGAGTCGAGCATGGTGGCGCCGAGCGAGTTGACACCCAAGCATACCCTGTGGCTCTCCAACTTGGACCTGCAGTTTCCCAGCACGCACTACACACCCGTGGTTTTGCTCTACCGGCCTGTTGGCGCACTGCCCAACACCGATCGCGGCAAGAACGCTGAAAAACAGAGCACCGCCAAGGGGGTCGACGGTGAAGTCTCACCTCCGGCGATGCTCCGCCCCGAAATTGGCACGGAACCGGCGCACCACCTCACCCTCGTACTCAACAAGCCGCTAGACTCACGAATTCACTAACGTTTGCAGAGAATTTTGgacagcaggaggaggaagatgaataGTGCCGCGAGAGAATTTTTGCGCTCAAACGCACGGCGACGTACGCCGCTCTCCAATTCAACTCGCAAGCTTCATCACTGGAGTACAACGGGGCTTTATAGCCCCAGGGACGCACCCACGACCCACTCACTAGCCTAGAACTTCGGCACGAGCCGCCCGCCTCGCCACGGTGTGCACGACGCGCTCCAACGTGCTCGCGCCGTGGCCGGAGATCCTGCGCCCAATGCGCCCGCTACAACGGCCTTCCACGTCCACGCGCCTAACGCGGATCGCCTCCCACAATCGCACCGACGATCGCTCCTACGTGATCGGCGCTCGATCACACCGTTCTTGCACGCGcacgcacacgcacacaccGCGACGCCTGCGCGCGCACACGCGACACGCCACGCACCCGACGGCTCCACGCACTCACGCGATGCCGCACACAACACACGCACACGCCCAGCCACGCGCACACACGAGCTGGGTTTATTTCCTACATTTCTCCCCCTAAACCCAGTGCCGTCAACGCCGAATCTTCAAAGCAACGCCGGCTCGTCGTCGAcctccgccgtggccgccatGACGACCTCCTTCTTTGGCTTGTGGCAATCACGGGCGAAATGCCCACGGACACCGCAATTGAAGCACTTGTCGATGCCCGACTTCGCCTTGCGCCGCGCACTCCACTCCTCCTCCGTGAGCAGGAGCCGCTCGCTGTCGCCTGGGCCGCCTGACGTGCCTTGTCCACTGGAGAGCTGAGTGCGCCGCCGTAATCGCTCGTCAAACGCCTTCAACCACCCGAGCGCCTCCTCGAATGGCATGGCTGCCAcgtcgcagaactactcgatgccGGCGACCGTCGGGTACAGCCGGTCGGGCACGGTGTCGAGCagcttcttcttcaccatcgCCGCGTCGTCGAGTGTGGACCCGAGGCTAGCAAACCTTGCAGCCATCATGCTGATCTTCCCGGCTTACTCGTCGAGCCCATCACCGCCCGCCTTGATCAGGGAGTCGAACTCCCCCTTGAGTGTGGCAAGGCGCACCATCCGCACCCGGTCCGTGCCGATGAACCGCGTCTTGAGCGCCTCCCACACCCCCGCCGCCATTGGCTTCTTCGACACCTGCATCAAGATATCCTCTAGCAGTGCTTGTAGTAGATGTGCCCGCACCGTCTTGCTCTTCCGTGCATCCTCCACGGCGTCGCTCGATGGAGACATGACCTCCCAGAGGCCCTGCGCGTCGAGAATTGCCTCCATCTTGATCGCCCACGCGGTGTAGCTCGACGGCGTCAGCACTGGGTAGTTGACGGAGCTCGATGTCGCAATTCGCGCCACGACGTGCTCGACGGTGACCTCGCGCGTCCGCGGCCTCCTCGGTGGAGAACGACCACGCGATCGTTGACGAGGTGGCGTCACCGAGCGCCGTGGTGAGGACGACATTGCCCCCTGGAATCAACTGGCTCTGGTACCAAATGTTGGCGCACCGCCCGACACCGATCGCGGCGAGAACGCCGAAAAACAGAGCACCGCCAAGGGCTCGACGGTGAAGTCTCACCTCCGGCGATGCTCCGCCCCGAAATTGGCGCGGAACCGACGCACCTCCTCACCCTCGTACTCACCAAGCCGCTAGACTCGCGAATTCACTAGCGCTCGCAGAGAATTTTggacggcgggaggaggaagatgaacagtgcCGCGAGAGAATTTTTGCATTCAAACGCACGGCGACGTACGCCGCTCTCTAATTCAACTCGCAAGCTTCGTCACTGGAGTACATCTGGGCTTTATAGCCCCAGGGACGCACCCACGACTCACTCACTAGCCTAGAACTTCGGCACGAGCCGCCCGCCTCGCCACGGTGTGCACAACGCGCTCCAATGCGCTCGCGCCGTGGCCGGAGATGCTGCGCCCAATGCGCCCGCTGCAACGGCCTTCCACGTCCGCGCGCCTAATGCCGATCGCCTCCCACGATCGCACCGACGATCGCTCCTACGTGATCGGCGCTCGATCACGCCGTTCCTGCGCGcgcacgcacacgcacacgctgcgacgcccgcgcgcgcacacacgcgACACGCCACGCATCCGACGGCTCCACGCACTCACGCGATGCCGCACACAACACACGCACATGCCCAGCCGCGCACACACACGAGCTGGGTTTATTTCCTACACGGCCTAGCTCAAGAATGGCTTCCTTCTCGCTCGACATCATGAAGGCCGCCCTGTCCAAGGCGCTCGTCCCCTACTACCCCCTCGCAGGGCGGCTCACGGTGGACGGCAGCACCGGCCGCCCGGAGATCAGCTGCACCGGCGACGGGGTGCTCTTCGTCGCGGCCCACGCAGGTGGAACCCTCGGTGACCTGGGCGACCTCGCCCCGTCGGAGGTGCTGCGGCGGATGCTTGTCCCCTCGGCGGCGGACGGCAGCGGCCACGCCGGTGTCGTGCTGGTCATGTTGCAGGTGACCTTCTTCAGGTGCGGCGCCGTGTGCCTGGGCATCGCGACGCAGCACATGGCGTCGGACGGCCGTGGCGTTTCCCACTTCCTCAACACCTGGGCAGCCATAGCGAGGGGCGGCGTCGACGAGGCTGCCACGCTGCCACGGCCGTTCCTCGACCGCCCGCTGCTCCGAGCGCGCTCCCCTCCTGCCGCCGTGCGGATCGAGCACGCCAAATACCCCCGGCGTGGACTTCGGTTGGGGTCGGCCAGCATTCTTCCGCAGGGCCACCATGAGGCGCGGCGGCCTTATGTATCTTGTTCCCTGCCTCGAAGGTGAGGGAGGAGTTGATGTCGTCGTGACGGTGGAGCCAGCAGAGAGAGTGGACAGGTTCCAAGGAGCTGTTCTACGAGGGCCTCAACGGTCACTCACTCACAGAAGCGGTCAAACAGTCCAAGATTTAATTGGATTTCGAGATACATCTGAGGGACTAGATCTGGCAACTTTATCGTACCATATTTCCTCTATCTCATTCGGTTGAAAAATTAAAACATGTCTCGTCTCAACCAATTCTTCTTTCAGCTTCGTGTGTTTTGATGATctggatctgtttgcaagttcATATCATAGGTTCTGGGTGACGATTTAATTTATTCCTCAACTTTGGTTtctgtaacacccagtttacaaaaggacataaaccgagcaatcatatacgtgccaggatcaagtcacacgtatatacaatagaataaacagtatatcacagcacatatcacgtaaaaagatataataaagcgagtacgaatgttatttattacattaatgacaaaatgtctgatacagagtatgcggaagcgtaaaacaagtacgaaactctcggaagctgggcgccacagggacgtcgactgggagacgaacgcctagaagtcctcgtactcctgttatctccgggtgaactcctccgcgtcgccgggaactgagcagcagtagggtgtccccaaagagaacaagaggaaaagagtagagtaggcaagagtgagtacacaacttgtactcaacaagtataacacaaactatgaggctctaaggatggttgactcaactgcattagcttttaatcttggcaaaattttattaaagctatttactacaagtggatgaattaccattaacccagttacatagaaattaatcagaattaattatgatctactgagaaccaaaccaaaccacccggggaacccccatAATCAAAGTAAGATAACCCCATTAATCCAAAGGAGGATCTGGgttgctcatgaccgtgagcacggctagtataccagttttacactctgcagaggttgcacatctttacccacaagtcgtgagctacactagttgttcatcgcacttccgtaggtgagatgactagcaaactcactacgaggccgttacaaagaatctcgttggtaaggagtaaccgcgagggttggatcggcgactatggagcaggtctagtgggcgtcaagacacagagcatagacgaggccactcagtacgagggccatagaagcttaccacccctgccccgcaggtaagttactccaaaccaaaaagacctaattagtaagccaagaccgtctcattccagtcttgtggtagcgctgttgtcccaggttgtcgctctatgaaccggtccttacggagagtggccaaccaagcactaagcactatgaagacggtggctgctccgggtactggtactgatgctcctccggtagctcaacgtctactcacgaataCATGGCCAAAAAACAAGGCAACatcataaacatacatgcaaacaaaggctaacactaagaaatagtacagcAATA
This window contains:
- the LOC120695161 gene encoding putrescine hydroxycinnamoyltransferase 1-like is translated as MEVEVLESSMVAPSELTPKHTLWLSNLDLQFPSTHYTPVVLLYRPSSRMASFSLDIMKAALSKALVPYYPLAGRLTVDGSTGRPEISCTGDGVLFVAAHAGGTLGDLGDLAPSEVLRRMLVPSAADGSGHAGVVLVMLQVTFFRCGAVCLGIATQHMASDGRGVSHFLNTWAAIARGGVDEAATLPRPFLDRPLLRARSPPAAVRIEHAKYPRRGLRLGSASILPQGHHEARRPYVSCSLPRR